The Methyloceanibacter sp. wino2 nucleotide sequence GCGGATCGATGCGCTGAAATGCGCAAAGGCCGAATTGGTCTAGGACACACGCCATGCTGCTCATCAGCACCTTTGTGGCTCCGAGTTCAATCGAGGGGCTTGGGGTCTTCGCGGATGAATTCGTGCCGCGCGGCACGATCATCTGGCAGTACAATCCGAAATTCGACGTTCTGGTCGACGACACCGAACTCGGTGCACTGCCGCCGCCCATGCAGAGCCACATCGCCCGGTATGGCTATCCGCACCTCGACAGGCCCAGCTTCCGTGTGATCGACGTCGACAAC carries:
- a CDS encoding SET domain-containing protein — its product is MLLISTFVAPSSIEGLGVFADEFVPRGTIIWQYNPKFDVLVDDTELGALPPPMQSHIARYGYPHLDRPSFRVIDVDNGKYMNHSLNPNTDFRLFDRGIALTDIARGDEITCNYREFDPAFVDFGTVAFADPPELPALGPPAL